Below is a genomic region from Romeriopsis navalis LEGE 11480.
TCGCTACAACGAAGATATTGAAGAATTTCGGCGGAATGTCGAAGGATTTGAAGTATTTCCGGATGCGAGGCAGAGTTAGGCACCAAATCGGCTTACCAGATCACACTCACTGGATACTGGCGGATGAATCGATCGACACTGATAATCGGAATTTGTTCAACTTGGCTTTGGGCAACGAGCAGTCGATCGAAGGGATCGCGATGTAGGTCTGGCAGGGAACTGACCTGAAGGATATAGGGTAACTGCACAGGCAAAACGACTAATTGATTCGCGGTAATGCGCGATGGGATATAGGTTTCGGCAGGTTCTGGGAGACTGAGTTTGTCGGTTCCTTGTTTGATGATAATTTCCCAGGCATTGATAACGCTGAAGATGATCGTATTGTCAGGATTCGCGATGGTGTCTTTAGCGGTTTGCGACAGTTGCGCATCGTTAGTCACCCACCAGAGAAAGGCATGGGTGTCGAGCAGTGCTTTCATGAATTACAAGGGATTGAGGAAGTCATTGAGCACTGTCTCGGGAAGGGGCGCGTTGAAGTCATCGGCGATCGTGACTTTGCCGCTATCCTGTCCGGGAATGCGCGGCTGGGCGGATATTTGAATGGGATCTTGGGTGATCGGGCTGGCGGGTTGCCCCTGATCAACATTATTTTCTTCGTCTAGCAGCATGATGATGCGGACTCGACTGCGCTTTGCCTGAGGCTGCGGGTTATCGAGTTGAATATGGCCTTGGGCATCAAGGGTGCCGAGGGTTTCGATCGCGCGCATAATTCAGCTTGTGAAGGATATGCTTATTTTAGACGATCGGACAAACGGTCTTCATCCAGCGCTTGCTTGAGAAATTCCCAGGTTTCCTTTTGTTCTTGCTCATCACCTTCTTCGCGCCAGGAGCGGAGGAGATCGAGAGCGGCTTGGTTTGCGGGTGGCGGAGCTTCTGGCTCAAGGATGCGAATCTGGAGGGTTTCGCCTTCGCGTAGGCTGAGGGGTGCTGTGGGTTTGAGCACGCCGTCTTCGTAGATTACGGTTAGATCAGCCATAGTGAATTTGGGCAAAGATTGCTTCTATTCTAGCGCAGGGCAATCAGCCACTCTGCTTCTCCATTAATCATTCTGCCTTCTCAATTCTTCAGTCCTAGCTGCTGCTTCAACTTCGGGGGGATATTCTCCACCGTTTCCGACCCCGTAATACCTTGCCATTTCGTTTTAGCATCCCATTTAATATCTTTTAAGTTTGGACAGCGTTTTTCATTATTTCCAATCTCAACACAAGAAAATTTCACTTTCTCCAGATTCGCACCCCCGAGGGCAGCACCACTCAGATTCGCAGACAAGAGGTCAGCACCACTCAGATTCGCACCCCAGAGGTCAGCACCACTCAGATTCGCACCCCAGAGGTCAGCACCACTCAGATTCGCACCCCAGAGGTCAGCTTTTTCTAATTTTGCATTTCGGAGCGATCGACAATTTCCAAAAATCCGCTCTCTAAGATAAGCCGGAATTGACCGATTTTGTTTTTTCGCCCAACAGCCCCCAGCTAAATTTAGAACTGCTGCGCGTTCACCTTGATCACGATTGCCAAGTCGCTCAATTCGGTCATAATCGCGCTTCACCATTTCCTGCCGCCAAAAATACTCTGCG
It encodes:
- a CDS encoding antitoxin family protein, which gives rise to MADLTVIYEDGVLKPTAPLSLREGETLQIRILEPEAPPPANQAALDLLRSWREEGDEQEQKETWEFLKQALDEDRLSDRLK
- a CDS encoding type II toxin-antitoxin system VapC family toxin — encoded protein: MKALLDTHAFLWWVTNDAQLSQTAKDTIANPDNTIIFSVINAWEIIIKQGTDKLSLPEPAETYIPSRITANQLVVLPVQLPYILQVSSLPDLHRDPFDRLLVAQSQVEQIPIISVDRFIRQYPVSVIW